The genomic window AGATTATAGTGGCGAGAACCCTATCAGAATTGTTATTGATAAGTCTAATAAGCTAGATGAGAGTTACAAAATTTTTGATGCCTCAGCTCAAACGATTAGGCTCACTAAAAATGAGCTAGATTTTAATCAGCCATTAACATACCAAATTTGTGGAATTTTACATCAGTACAATATTAATTCTGTAATTATTGAAGGTGGCGCAAAAATACTTCAAACCTTTATAGATGAAGGTTTATGGGATGAAGCCAGAATTTTTATCGGTAAAACTGAATTTAAATCAGGTATCAAAGCACCTAATCTTAATGGTAGATTAATTTCTGAAAAACTCATAAAAGAAGATCTATTAAAAATCTACGAGAATGATTGATACACTTATTTTTGATTTTGGTGATGTCTTTATTAATCTAGACAAGCAAGGCGCAATGCAAAACGCACTCAACTTGTTTAAGACAGATACATTTGATGACGACATGATTAAGACCAATATGTTGTACGAAGTTGGTAAAGTTTCAACAGAAGAATTTATAGATTTCTACACCTCTAAATTTTCATATTTAAATAAAAATCAAATCATTGAAGCTTGGAATTATATCTTAAAAGATTTTCCTGAGTACCGATTAAAGTTCATTCAACAACTGGCTGAAGAAAAACGTTTTAAGCTTATT from Winogradskyella sp. MH6 includes these protein-coding regions:
- a CDS encoding HAD-IA family hydrolase codes for the protein MIDTLIFDFGDVFINLDKQGAMQNALNLFKTDTFDDDMIKTNMLYEVGKVSTEEFIDFYTSKFSYLNKNQIIEAWNYILKDFPEYRLKFIQQLAEEKRFKLILLSNTNDMHIDFIKSNVSFYEDFKSCFDQFYLSQEIQLRKPNKDIFDFVLESNNLKPEHCFFVDDTKENTDMAESLGIKVWNIDETNEDVINMFNLKNKFF